In the Syntrophorhabdaceae bacterium genome, one interval contains:
- a CDS encoding TRAP transporter small permease produces MRFIERFIYRLVTWGAVLGSVDIGFCTMILCTGIFLRLFLGRTIPGTFDLVETAIVLVGAYSFVYCEIQNHHTKADVIVMHLKSRTRSRLEVLTTFLNLAFWVTLLYAGWGMLTRMYENGEQTELLKINVVPFRALWVLSLLLMCIVLFFKLIHHIRDSFAKTNEGVSK; encoded by the coding sequence ATGCGGTTCATTGAACGATTCATCTATCGATTGGTTACATGGGGGGCCGTGCTTGGCTCGGTTGATATTGGCTTTTGCACGATGATTCTGTGTACGGGCATTTTCCTGCGTCTCTTCCTCGGGCGCACCATTCCGGGGACTTTTGACCTGGTTGAGACGGCCATTGTGCTCGTCGGCGCATACTCCTTTGTGTACTGTGAGATTCAGAACCACCACACCAAGGCGGATGTTATCGTGATGCACCTGAAATCGAGGACCAGGTCGCGTCTCGAGGTCCTTACAACCTTCTTGAACCTTGCCTTCTGGGTGACCCTGCTCTATGCGGGATGGGGCATGCTCACCCGCATGTACGAGAATGGGGAACAGACGGAACTCCTCAAGATCAACGTAGTGCCGTTTAGAGCTCTTTGGGTACTTTCCCTATTACTGATGTGCATTGTCCTCTTTTTTAAGTTAATTCACCATATACGAGATTCATTTGCAAAAACGAACGAAGGAGTATCCAAATGA
- the dctP gene encoding TRAP transporter substrate-binding protein DctP, giving the protein MKRLTSSMIMLLAVCLIGLTLPTMGAAQQGKAIELTYGTPYGIEHPFSIVDKKWIEKIEKETNGRVKIKPYWGGAVLGGQDAVQELQQGAVDIGFVNPSTSKSGFQIFKASMLFFYGVDNLDTGAKIWKEMLAKFPEIEREYKDLKVLCWGGSLNQLVMRKPVRKIEDLRGMRIKTVGDVSTALAQLGVEGVSMSNSEVYVGLQKGILDGNIAPVETLESLKFADVAKYVVMINFYRTHAGMRMMNLKKWNSLPPDIKKVFENNIDFYGRETEAEFNRTCDHAMEVGKKLGIEFIPMPKSEMVKFYAPIKAMAEKQAKDLDNMGLPGTKILAEAQRLVQQYSK; this is encoded by the coding sequence ATGAAAAGGTTAACAAGTAGTATGATTATGTTGCTGGCCGTTTGTCTGATCGGGCTTACGCTGCCCACAATGGGTGCGGCCCAGCAAGGCAAAGCCATCGAACTCACCTATGGTACACCCTACGGCATTGAACATCCTTTCAGTATTGTTGATAAGAAATGGATTGAGAAGATTGAGAAGGAGACCAACGGGCGGGTCAAAATCAAGCCCTATTGGGGCGGTGCTGTCCTAGGCGGTCAGGATGCTGTTCAGGAGTTACAGCAGGGCGCTGTCGATATCGGCTTTGTGAATCCCTCGACATCCAAGAGCGGTTTCCAGATTTTCAAGGCAAGCATGCTGTTTTTCTACGGCGTAGACAATCTGGATACGGGCGCCAAGATCTGGAAGGAGATGCTTGCAAAGTTCCCAGAGATCGAGAGGGAATACAAAGACCTGAAGGTGCTCTGCTGGGGCGGATCATTGAACCAGCTCGTAATGCGTAAACCTGTCCGCAAGATAGAAGACCTGAGGGGTATGAGAATCAAGACCGTGGGCGACGTCTCCACTGCGCTTGCTCAGTTAGGAGTGGAGGGCGTGAGTATGTCGAATTCCGAGGTCTATGTGGGCTTGCAGAAAGGCATCCTTGACGGAAACATCGCACCGGTCGAGACACTGGAGTCCCTGAAATTTGCGGACGTTGCAAAGTATGTGGTCATGATTAATTTCTACCGGACACATGCCGGTATGAGGATGATGAACCTCAAGAAATGGAATAGCCTGCCTCCCGATATCAAGAAGGTGTTTGAGAATAATATAGACTTCTATGGCAGGGAGACCGAGGCCGAGTTCAACAGGACCTGTGATCATGCTATGGAAGTGGGAAAGAAACTCGGCATTGAATTTATCCCTATGCCCAAATCGGAAATGGTAAAATTCTATGCGCCGATAAAGGCAATGGCCGAGAAGCAAGCCAAGGATCTTGACAACATGGGTTTGCCTGGAACCAAGATACTTGCCGAAGCACAGCGGCTTGTCCAGCAGTACAGCAAGTAG
- a CDS encoding TRAP transporter large permease yields the protein MSPVTIGLLGFAVLFSLLAIGMPISGALGLVGFVGMCLLYPFTGAIVKMATVPFEVIGNYQLAVLPLFLLMAQVTFASGFGADLFNLAAKLLGHRRGGLGMASIGGAAGFAACSGSSLATAATVGLVALPEMRKYGYDKKFAAGCVAAGGTIGSLVPPSGMFIIYGILTQQSIGKLFAASLIPAFLTIISYIVTIVLLCWRKPELGPPVPHVSWREKWLALKQCWELLLLLVIVIGGMVYGLFTATEAGGVGAFGSVVLAAARRRLSWKMLRTALMDTMRTAGMIYAIMMGAFIFNYFCAKTTLPEVCAMWITGLHVNRWWVLTVIIIIYFFLGMVMEAPSIQILTLPVFYPILITTLGFDPIWFGVIQVRMLEITLITPPLGMCAYIISGVDKDLSLTDVFRGSVPFLLMELVTMPLFMFVTPITMWLPSLMKV from the coding sequence ATGAGCCCTGTAACGATAGGATTACTTGGTTTTGCTGTTCTTTTCTCACTGCTCGCCATCGGTATGCCGATTTCGGGTGCGTTGGGACTTGTCGGTTTTGTGGGGATGTGCTTGCTCTATCCTTTTACCGGAGCCATCGTGAAGATGGCAACGGTACCCTTTGAGGTTATCGGGAATTATCAGCTTGCAGTGTTACCCCTTTTCCTGCTTATGGCGCAGGTAACCTTTGCCAGCGGGTTCGGCGCTGATCTCTTTAATCTTGCCGCAAAATTGCTTGGCCATCGGCGGGGAGGTCTCGGCATGGCCTCTATCGGCGGTGCAGCAGGTTTTGCGGCATGCAGCGGATCGAGTCTTGCTACCGCCGCAACCGTGGGCCTCGTGGCCCTTCCGGAGATGAGAAAGTATGGATACGATAAGAAATTTGCTGCCGGATGCGTTGCAGCGGGAGGCACCATAGGCAGTCTGGTCCCACCGAGCGGCATGTTCATTATTTACGGTATCCTCACTCAACAATCCATCGGCAAACTTTTCGCAGCCAGTTTGATTCCCGCTTTTCTCACCATCATCTCATATATCGTGACCATCGTACTACTCTGTTGGAGAAAGCCCGAGCTTGGGCCTCCTGTGCCCCATGTGTCATGGCGCGAAAAGTGGCTTGCCCTGAAGCAGTGCTGGGAATTGCTTCTGCTCCTCGTGATCGTTATCGGCGGGATGGTATATGGCCTCTTCACTGCCACGGAGGCAGGCGGGGTCGGCGCCTTCGGATCGGTGGTGCTTGCAGCAGCGAGAAGACGTCTCTCATGGAAAATGCTCCGGACGGCCCTCATGGACACCATGCGCACCGCGGGCATGATCTACGCCATCATGATGGGGGCGTTCATTTTTAACTATTTTTGTGCCAAGACCACGCTGCCTGAAGTTTGCGCCATGTGGATTACCGGATTGCACGTGAACCGGTGGTGGGTCCTCACGGTCATCATCATCATCTATTTCTTTCTCGGTATGGTCATGGAGGCCCCGTCCATCCAGATCCTCACACTCCCTGTCTTCTATCCGATCCTCATAACCACGCTCGGCTTTGATCCTATCTGGTTTGGCGTTATCCAGGTTCGCATGCTGGAAATTACCCTTATCACACCTCCTTTGGGTATGTGCGCATACATCATTTCAGGGGTCGATAAGGACCTTTCTCTAACGGATGTGTTTAGAGGCTCAGTGCCCTTCCTTTTGATGGAACTCGTTACCATGCCACTCTTCATGTTCGTCACGCCTATAACTATGTGGCTACCGAGCCTGATGAAGGTGTAA
- the dctP gene encoding TRAP transporter substrate-binding protein DctP: protein MKNNGGGLPVTIISYGGREIMKRISIFVCVLSAVLLTAFVMPPVVVAQQKVIELTYGTPYGPDHTFSKTDIKWMAKIEKETNGRVKFKPFWGGAIIGARAEAMDEMAKDVADVGFISPGQAKTGYDIAKAMFLFFTGVNPADEQRIFFEVLKKFPEIEAEYKGLKVMCWSSGTQYDLLTRKPVRKLADMKGMRVKTLGEITSVLKDLGVEGVNSPMTEVYVSMQKGILDGGFVTYNTLETLRLSEVAKYYTVLNLVRPSTGSRVMSLVAWNKLPPDIQKVFLNNIEWYSKEADRDVIKDDNSGKEYGKKNGVEYITLPKEESTKFYGLILDEATKEGKNLDAKNIPGSKIFAEIQRLIKGGK from the coding sequence GTGAAGAACAACGGTGGCGGCCTGCCCGTCACCATCATCTCATATGGAGGGAGAGAAATCATGAAAAGGATCAGCATCTTCGTATGTGTTTTATCGGCAGTTCTGCTCACGGCATTTGTCATGCCGCCTGTGGTCGTGGCGCAGCAGAAAGTCATCGAGCTTACCTACGGCACGCCTTACGGCCCCGATCATACCTTCAGCAAAACAGATATAAAATGGATGGCAAAGATCGAGAAGGAGACCAACGGGCGGGTTAAGTTCAAACCGTTCTGGGGTGGGGCGATCATCGGGGCGCGCGCCGAGGCAATGGACGAGATGGCGAAAGACGTTGCCGATGTGGGGTTCATCTCTCCGGGCCAGGCTAAGACCGGTTATGATATCGCCAAGGCCATGTTCTTATTCTTTACAGGAGTAAATCCTGCCGATGAACAGCGAATCTTCTTCGAAGTGCTCAAAAAATTCCCTGAGATCGAGGCCGAATACAAGGGTCTCAAGGTTATGTGCTGGAGTTCGGGCACCCAATATGATTTATTGACCCGCAAACCTGTGCGCAAGCTTGCGGACATGAAGGGCATGAGGGTGAAGACACTCGGCGAGATCACCTCCGTGCTCAAGGATCTCGGTGTGGAAGGCGTGAACTCACCCATGACAGAAGTCTATGTGAGCATGCAGAAGGGCATCCTGGACGGGGGCTTCGTTACATACAACACACTGGAGACCTTGAGGTTGTCTGAAGTTGCCAAGTACTATACGGTGCTCAACCTGGTCCGGCCGAGCACCGGCTCGCGCGTTATGAGCCTTGTAGCCTGGAACAAACTGCCCCCCGATATCCAGAAGGTCTTTTTGAACAACATTGAGTGGTATTCGAAAGAAGCTGACAGGGATGTTATAAAGGACGACAATTCCGGCAAGGAGTATGGTAAGAAGAACGGTGTAGAGTATATTACCCTCCCCAAAGAAGAGTCGACAAAATTCTATGGGCTGATTCTCGACGAGGCGACGAAAGAGGGCAAGAACCTCGATGCCAAGAATATTCCCGGTAGCAAAATCTTTGCCGAAATACAGCGGCTGATCAAAGGCGGCAAGTAA